Sequence from the Syntrophorhabdus sp. genome:
CGGAAGATCATTGTCAGGCGCGCCGCTTTTGAACTGAAGCCAAACAGTGTCGTGAACCTTGGGATCGGCATGCCCGAAGGGGTTTCCCAGGTGGCTCACGAAGAGCGGATACTGGAATACGCGACCCTCACCGCTGAATCCGGATTGATCGGCGGGCTTCCGATGGGAGGACTCAATTTTGGGACCGGTGTCAACTGCGACGCGCTCATCGATGAGCCCTATCAATTTGACTTCTACGATGGAGGCGGCCTCGACATCGCGTTTCTCGGTATGGCGGAGACAGACGCTGAAGGCAACGTGAACGTCAGCAAGTTTGGTCCGCGTTTTACCGGTCCAGGAGGTTTCATAGACATCAGCCAGAATGCCAAGAAGGTCTGTTTCGTCGGGTTGTTCACGGCCGGGGCCCGGATCTCGGTGGAAGACGGTGCGTTGAAGATCAACCAGGAAGGCAGGGAAAGGAAATTCGTCCGGAAGGTCGAGCACAAGACCTTCAGCGGAAAGCACGCGGCAGGCAAGAAACAATCCGTGTTGTATATTACCGAGAGATGTGTCTTCTCGTTGTGCGAGGAAGGCCTCGAACTGATCGAAATAGCTCCAGGAATTGACCTCAAAACCCAGGTCCTGAGGGTCATGGATTTCGAGCCCATCATGCGCACGCCACCAAGACTCATGGACGAAAGGATCTTCCGGCTCGCCCCCATGGGAATCAAGGAAGACCTCCTGACGATTCCGATGGAGGATCGGTTTGCGTACCATGCGGCGGACAACATCTTCTTCATCAATCTGGAGAACTATTACATGAAGACCAGTGAAGAGATCAAGAAGATGAAGGAGATCGTGGGGCGGATACTGGAGCCGATCGGCAAGAAGGTTCACACCATCGCCAACTATGACAACTTCAACGTCTCCCCGCACCTGCTGGATGAATACGTGGAGATGGTCAAGTATGCGGCAGGATTCTACGAGAGCGTCACCCGCTATACGACCAGTGCCTTTCTCAGGATGAAACTCGGCGATGAACTCGAAAAGAGAGGCGTAGCCCCTCATATTTATGAGAGCAAAGAAGAGGCCCGA
This genomic interval carries:
- a CDS encoding acyl CoA:acetate/3-ketoacid CoA transferase — protein: MKKGKIVSAAEAIDLIRDGDTIVTAGFVGAGFAEELAIALKERFLNTGTPRNLTLTYPAGQGDGETKGLNHLAIEGLVGRIICGHTGLTPGLGDLVNANKILAYNVPMGALVQLFRDIAAGKPGNLTHVGLGTFVDPRVDGGKLNELTKSRGEDIVTVMNVDGKDYLLYKAFPINVAFLRGTTADSDGNITMEKEALTLDALAMATAVRNCGGIVIVQVERLADRGTLNPRLVKVPGILVDCVVVGKPENHWQTFGEPYSPAFSCEIRVPMQSIPPMEMSPRKIIVRRAAFELKPNSVVNLGIGMPEGVSQVAHEERILEYATLTAESGLIGGLPMGGLNFGTGVNCDALIDEPYQFDFYDGGGLDIAFLGMAETDAEGNVNVSKFGPRFTGPGGFIDISQNAKKVCFVGLFTAGARISVEDGALKINQEGRERKFVRKVEHKTFSGKHAAGKKQSVLYITERCVFSLCEEGLELIEIAPGIDLKTQVLRVMDFEPIMRTPPRLMDERIFRLAPMGIKEDLLTIPMEDRFAYHAADNIFFINLENYYMKTSEEIKKMKEIVGRILEPIGKKVHTIANYDNFNVSPHLLDEYVEMVKYAAGFYESVTRYTTSAFLRMKLGDELEKRGVAPHIYESKEEARKALAGG